The genomic region aaatattggggtcatacatattaatgatcccgactgttacgtaacagtgttataacggtgttatgttgagatttgcctgatcttttaaacaaatgagatttacataaggaggaggaaacaacggtgtttgagactcactgtatgtcatttccatgtactgaactcttgttattcaactatggtgaggtaaatttaatttttcattcgatggcacctttaataaaaaaaaaccactaaattaaaaatttctAAAAGTCAATGGTTTGGctatgtctattaaaccttttgaCAAGTATGATCACAGAGAATGTCTATTGTGAAATCTACGGTGATGCTGCCATTGACACTGAGAAAGCAATTGTCAACATGAAACTGCTTCAACCacgtatcattatttctgtctttTACAATAATTCATATTATCATAGAAGTACTGGAATAAAGTTTATAgttcggatataaacactgactTATTTTCAAACACactttgaaagtaacttgatgcttcaaataaagattgcatCAATTACATCgttatgccagtaggtggcaacaagtgacttaaacatttttttgtcattgaatcattcattcaaactgatttttttgaTGGTTTTCTGAATGTCCACCCCTCCCCCCTTACTGAACAGAACCTTACTGAATTCAACACGGCTCATAACAAACGCATTTCTACACTAACCATCGAGGAAGGAAACCTGGAGATCCAGAGACCCAAGAGGAAAAGGAGAAGCTCACGAGTGTCTTTCAGTGAAGAAGAGGAGATCATAAACCCAGGTACACAGACAACTACACATAGAATGCAAATATAAATGTagattactgttcaaaagtttgggcccagtaagatttttttgtttgtttttggaaaaaaatgaatacttttattcagcaaggattcatTAAATTTAGCAGAAGtgatattaaaaacattttgtaatattactaaatattaaaacatttcttctcatgttcattcatgtttatctgctctgcaatgtatttttcactgcgtgtggcgtgacagcgccatggcaagcaacagtaactaaggggggtggGTCTTTGCGATTGgtcaattaagatatttttgataaaatctgatggctcagtgaggattccattgacagcaagataattaacactttcagatgcccagaaagctactaaagacatatttaaaacagttcatatgactacagtggtccaaccttaatgttataatgctatgaagcgacgagaatactttttgtacaccaaaaaaaaataaaaataatgactttattcaacaatatctagtgatgggcgatttcaaaacactgcttcatgaagctttgaagctttacaaatcttttgtttcgaatcagtggtttggagcgtgtattaaactgttttcatttatgtcataagtgtttcgaaacatttcgaaatttcaatggttcacgtgactgtATAactaaccaaacagttgatggaccccattgcatttcatagtataaataaataaataaataaatactaaaatactTTGTTACTGTCCACCACTGCTAATATTCCATTCTGAGCACTTTGTTTCCATCTCTTTGGAATGGCTTAATCTTTACACACTCTCTTCTCccattctttgttcatgttgtGACTTTTGTTAAATATCTCTCCTCTTTCCACAGAGGATGTGGACCCTTCGGTAGGACGCTTCAGAAACATGGTACAGACAGCTGTGGTTCCTATTAAGGTACAATCATTGGCCTGCTGGTTTGCTTCATTGTTTTAGCTTTTCGTCATCGATTTTAATGGATTTGAGAACAGCCCTTCTATCAATACAATTTAAGTTGTTTCACAAACAGGAAACTGTATAATGTGGGAGTAATGGCTTCTAAAAGGCTTCCTCATAGTCTGACTCGTCAAATCTGACTCCTAATGTAAAGACATCTGACCTTGGATGTCTTTAGTACTCTGTCTTTAGAACTTTGTCTTTCTTTGCAATAGCTTCTTTGCTTTTCATGCAGGCAGGGCAGttacagaacttttttttttctgtaccgCAGAAAAAGAAACTGGAAGGCCACAGCACGCTGGGATTGGATGAAAGTGTAGCACGTCGGTTACAGAACTTCCCCCTCAGTGCTGGGCTCTACGGTGATCTGCCGCCCACCAGTCACGAGGCAGGACAAGGGGGCGGAGGTCAGGGAGGAGGGTCATCTGCCATCATGGGCGGGATGCCCTTGCCCTTCCCCAACCCCGCCCCAGAGATTGATCTCTCGCCCACAACAGTTCAGCCCCCCGCTATGTTGAACCCCACCCCCGCTCCTGGACCCTATTCAGCCGAACCCCTCAACGAGCCTCGCAAGAAAAAATATGCCAAGGAGGCGTGGCCTGGGAAAAAGCCCACCCCCTCCCTGCTGATTTAACATGCCGTTTTACTACGCAACAGGATACATACAGTCAACATATGACAGATTTGAAGATTACATCTTGGAGTTCATTTGAAGTTATTGGTTCCAAACTTCATATTTGCAGCATTTCTGATACAAACTTTAAATACATAATTCTACCTGTTGCTGAGGCATTATTGTGGGGGTTACTCATGGTGTGGCGTCTGAAGTTGACACTATAAACTCTCGAGGAGAGCGAATATCGCAAAGAAATATTTAGTTCATATTCCACCTCAAaatttgtaaagaaaaaaattctaattGAGATTAtataggtgctggtcatataattagaatatcgtgaaaaagttcattttttattgtaaattatttaaaaaaaatgaaactttcatttatactagattccctacatgtaaagtaaaacatttcaacaattttttttattttttttttaatttgttgattagtgcgtacagctaatgaaagtccaaaatccagtatctaaaaatattagaatatttacatttgagttttattaaataaccatccctacagtataaattccgggtatctcttgttctttgaaaccacactaatggggaagactgctgacttggcaatggtccaggaaacaatcaccctccacaaagagagtaagtcacagatggtcattactgaatgtggtggctgtttacagagtgatgtatcaaagcatattaaatgcaaagttgactagaaggaagaaattgggtaggcaaaggtgcacaagcaacagggatgtccacaagcttgagaatactgtcaagtaaagccgattcagacacttgggagagcttcacattgagtcaaatgaagccggagtcagcgcatcaagagtcaccacactcagacatcttcaggaaaaggactaccaagccacttctgaaacagaaacaacgtcagaagcatcttacctgggctaaggagaaaaagaactggacagtgaacagtggtcgaaagtcctctttttttcagataaaagtaaattttgcatttcatgttgaaatcatcgtcccagagtctgaagaaagactggagaggcacagaatccaagctgcttgaagtctagtgggaagtttctgaagttagtaatgatttggggggccgtgacatctgctggtgttggtccattgtgttttatcaagtgcaaagtcaatgcagccatcttacaggagattttggagcactttatgcttccatctgctgacaagctttatgaagatgctgatttccttttccagcagaactttagcacctgcccacagtgcaaaaaccacttccaagtggtttgctgaccatgatattactgtgctttattggccagccaacatgcctgacccctgaatctatgggatattttcaagagaaagatgagaaacagtcgatccaacaatatacagatgatctgaaggctcattagtgcctcagcagtgccacaggctgatcacttccatgccacacttcactgatgctgtaatttgtgctaggaataagtcatttgctgtaatatgtgctgccaaccaagtattgagtgtacaaatgaacatactttaaagaacttgaacttttctgttttgaaaatcaattttttgattgatcttaggaaatattctaatattttgagatactggattttggactttcatgagctctaatcatcaaaattaaaaaaaaaaaaaaaaaaaaaacttttgaaatgttttactttacatgtagggaatctagaatatatgaaagtttaattttttaaaataatttacaataaaaaaaatgaactttttcacaatattctaattatatgaccagcacctgtatattgcATAAGAATGAAGCTCGTTAatttaattaagttttttttgcattgtgacattttcTTCAGAAGAACATTTGTGTCCCcgaattaacattaattaaaatcGTACTGTCtggaattattattttaattgtatacAATTTATCAGAAATGGCAGTAAAAGCAGTACAAGGAAAACTACCATGCTAAAAACATTAGTGAGAATGTTTGGAGAAAGTGTTTAATTGTGAAAATTTCATAATGCAAAGaaattttaatggttttaatCTTTCATTTTCTTCATGCTAAATTTAATAACCCAAACATGTTTTTGATTTTTCATGAGGTTTACCTGGCCAACATGTCATTGTACacaaccagtcaaaagtttggaatgaatttattgcttttgaaagaagtctcttatgctcaccatggctgcatttatGTGATCAAAAAAATATAGTGAAAATAGTAACAGTACTGTGAGATATTAGTAATGGCCGCTGAAAATCCAGCTTGTCGTCACAAcaacatattacattttaaaatataaacaaatagaaaacagttcttttcaattgaaataatattacaaaatatcgCTGTGTGtatttgattaattaaattcaGTCTTGCTGAGCATAAgaaattctttcaaaaatatttaaagtttattatttattatttattccaaacttttgacagatTATTATTACTAGCACCTCGTATTATATGTTGATTGTTTCAGGCTTTCCTGAGATAAACATCGAACAAATACAGAAGGAAAGCTTGGTCCAGATTCAGTAGATATGAGGAGGTTGTTTGGGTTAATGCGTTCTATCTCTCAGCAGTTGACGGCGTGCAGCAACCACTGCGTTTTAACGACAACATGTATTTAATACATAgattttgcttaaaaaaaaaaaaaaaaagcctaagAGTTTATTCCCTGGGCAAACCTGCTCAGAATTTGCAATTGTACTTTCATTTAAGTTATTAAAATTACGTTTTCATAATACTTATTTGAAGTACAAACCAAACCAAATGTTACACTAAATGTAAGGCTATAGGAATTAAGTCTGTCGGTTTGAGCGACGTGTTTAATCTATTTCACTGTTATGAGCCAGATTGTCTTATAGGACATATTTTATGAAATGGTTCAGAATACTGAGGTTGTGTAGCCTGTACATTGGTTTAGAGAGAAGTACAAACTCAACATCAAACTGAGGAAGAGAGAATAGAGAATAGAAACGCTGGGAGTTGCCTTGTAATGTGAACTGTTTTGTTAacgtttttatatatattttttatatcttCTGAATGTGATGGACTTGTGAGTGAAAAGCACAGATGAAAAAGACTAAACATGAAAAGATGAAAGGAATTCCTGTTGTTTTTGGATTATTTGTCTAATAAACAGTATTCCTTGCCCTTAACATGCTGATGTGCAATGATAAtagatgttttttgttttttttctccttcaaGGGCTATGTAGtattcagaaacccttgtttCTGTCAACTAGCAGTTAGCCAAGGGGAAACCAGTTTTACTTTTCGGTAtcaaattagaccaatctaCATTTTTATGTAACTTACTTAAAGTTATGAATAGCCTTAAAGAAAAAAGATGAATACTTGTAAGACTAGTTTAGCAGCAACCGGCCTCAGTGGCTGTTAAagggatctttttttttttccaatttgaattattttattctgctaaacacaaaataagatattttgaagaatgtcagcagccaaacagttgatgggccccattgatttctgtagtttttcttttttctccagACTACAacaacaatgacagaattttcatttttttgggtgaactgttcctttaagtgGACTGCAGCCAGAAAGCGGTATATTTTTAACGAACACCCAGATGCTGTCCATACTGCTGAGAGCAAcaagatgaatatgtaaatatgcgcttttctctaaaaaaaaaaaagaaacaaaacaaaaatgacagcggtgagaaagcagcagttaagaaagcatccagggctctcaagtgtcACGCATTGAGCGTGACAGTCACTCATTTCggtcttttgtcacgcactcccgccacacattgtatttctcacgcagaaaaactatttatcatatatttaatattccgCAGCGCCCAAAATGTATCTGGCCGTGCCGCTCTCTCTGGAACCGGGAAGGAATCAAGTGCGTCTCGAACCTGTcacttatcagccaatcaaaaaaaaaaaaagaggctacacaatagccaatcagaaaatagcactattgtatctgggtaagatttaacgcaacaaccaatgaaaaaaaaagcatatcctgGAATTGTTCACCATCATCCTCGTTCACCCACAGAGGAAACCACTGGAGCTCTGAGCATCACTTTGAGCACAAAGTCATGATCTCctgttttaatgttacaacaaattcacaacttgtttgacacaaacaatgacaacttgacTGCTGTTAGATAATCAGATAATCAGCATCAGTTTGTGTCTGAACTTAGCCAACAGTTTTACAGCCTGTTCATTGACACCTGCTCAGAACAAGTAGACTAGGCCTAGTTATATTTTGCTATCACACGATGACTGACATTTTGTTacattaaacatctctctctagaaatagttttaataattttattttgaattaccattgtgtaccatgtgctatacaaataaattgtcTTGCCTTGCctatattcaaagtcatctgaagccattccatagcttttttttttctcccaagaATTAggctagaatactttttgctgctgaattataAACTCAcctagtttacttatttatttattggtcagcttatgattatatatttttattcatttgttatttttatctatAATGAGATGTTGTgtttagtgcattctggattggttaacaaatcaaagaTACAGCAGGCTcccacaaataaattaattcaacaaaggtaacctcttttgctacatatttttaaacgtttaaatgtgtactctacatgtttgaccacttattaactctcatttagcctactatatgttgtgtacatgACTAATGTGCCCAACCAtcagcaataaataaattacttttagagcacaaaattgtttacaagagaacacATTTCTTCATTGATCTAGTCACTTAATTTTGCTCTTAGAATGCACCAGattcatgcatttaaatttaaaatgtacaaattttTCCTccgggggggcatgcccccggaccTCCTTAGAGGAACCGATGTCCACCCACtacagtctcacaaaatcctgtgggaaacactgtgGATGCATTAATCATTGCATCTTTCTTTCAAAGATGTCAGGTAAAAGGCAACTAATAAACATCATCTCATTCACCATGAGGTTACAGGATGCTGGCCCAGAGAAGGGTgcgaaagttttttttgtttgtttatttgtttgtttgttttttaatgggGGGGGATGTCACTCTTGCCTGTCTccaaaacttgagagccctgaaaGCATAtgatcatagcgatgtggatACATTTGCTCTGCGGTTCACCAGCATCATGACTGACGACCGATTAGGTCTTTTAAATTACACAGTTATAGttcgattataaagtatatttgagacTATAATAGCCTATAGATATAGCTGACTATAGTTTTAATTGGCCccttttctttgcatgacacattGGCATTACGTTACAGAATAGCTCTTTCGGCAT from Chanodichthys erythropterus isolate Z2021 chromosome 15, ASM2448905v1, whole genome shotgun sequence harbors:
- the ppp1r8a gene encoding protein phosphatase 1, regulatory subunit 8a isoform X2, which gives rise to MFCYPGSAHGTFLGRIRLEPHKPQQVPIDSTMSFGASTRVYTLREKPQTQSSSAAGDSKGVEDEELKGLLGLPEEETELENLTEFNTAHNKRISTLTIEEGNLEIQRPKRKRRSSRVSFSEEEEIINPEDVDPSVGRFRNMVQTAVVPIKKKKLEGHSTLGLDESVARRLQNFPLSAGLYGDLPPTSHEAGQGGGGQGGGSSAIMGGMPLPFPNPAPEIDLSPTTVQPPAMLNPTPAPGPYSAEPLNEPRKKKYAKEAWPGKKPTPSLLI
- the ppp1r8a gene encoding protein phosphatase 1, regulatory subunit 8a isoform X1, translated to MAANASTNTAVFDCPSWAGKPPPGLHLDVVKGDKLIEKLIIDEKKFYLFGRNPDQCDFTIDHQSCSRVHAALVYHRHLKRVFLIDLNSTHGTFLGRIRLEPHKPQQVPIDSTMSFGASTRVYTLREKPQTQSSSAAGDSKGVEDEELKGLLGLPEEETELENLTEFNTAHNKRISTLTIEEGNLEIQRPKRKRRSSRVSFSEEEEIINPEDVDPSVGRFRNMVQTAVVPIKKKKLEGHSTLGLDESVARRLQNFPLSAGLYGDLPPTSHEAGQGGGGQGGGSSAIMGGMPLPFPNPAPEIDLSPTTVQPPAMLNPTPAPGPYSAEPLNEPRKKKYAKEAWPGKKPTPSLLI
- the ppp1r8a gene encoding protein phosphatase 1, regulatory subunit 8a isoform X3, whose translation is MSFGASTRVYTLREKPQTQSSSAAGDSKGVEDEELKGLLGLPEEETELENLTEFNTAHNKRISTLTIEEGNLEIQRPKRKRRSSRVSFSEEEEIINPEDVDPSVGRFRNMVQTAVVPIKKKKLEGHSTLGLDESVARRLQNFPLSAGLYGDLPPTSHEAGQGGGGQGGGSSAIMGGMPLPFPNPAPEIDLSPTTVQPPAMLNPTPAPGPYSAEPLNEPRKKKYAKEAWPGKKPTPSLLI